From one Lycium ferocissimum isolate CSIRO_LF1 chromosome 7, AGI_CSIRO_Lferr_CH_V1, whole genome shotgun sequence genomic stretch:
- the LOC132062749 gene encoding agamous-like MADS-box protein AGL103, with translation MAEVDQNKKIKPNNPKTYQVRKECIKRKTMELSTLCDIPVCTIITSPQGELQTWPESLDAVKEVLAMYTQNKKPEKKAKELSSSSEEKEKDEEEQGEKDILTLVESKLDAVNKRIRFLEDKNVVGKGKRKRIE, from the coding sequence ATGGCAGAAGTAGATCAAAACAAGAAGATCAAACCAAACAATCCAAAAACTTATCAAGTGAGAAAAGAATGCATAAAGAGGAAAACAATGGAGCTTTCAACTCTCTGTGATATTCCCGTCTGTACTATTATTACAAGTCCACAAGGAGAACTCCAAACTTGGCCTGAAAGCTTGGATGCTGTTAAAGAAGTTCTTGCTATGTATACTCAAAATAAAAAACCGGAAAAAAAGGCCAaggaactatcatcatcatcagaagaaaaagaaaaagatgaagaagaacaaGGAGAGAAAGATATTCTGACCCTAGTGGAATCCAAACTTGATGCTGTGAACAAGAGAATTCGTTTCTTGGAGGACAAGAATGTTGTTGGTAAGGGTAAAAGAAAGAGAATTGAATGA
- the LOC132064567 gene encoding uncharacterized protein At4g06598-like, with protein MANSKGPCTMRNMMCNGKSSLLPPKSPFPSMAPSYVDYIPSSAVSQKGILKPRDGNSHHQRTSSESCLIEEQPSWLDDLLNEPETPVRRGNHRRSSSDSFAYFDAANVANIDYIAPVDNKFRNMPPIPSWGSQDFDYYKDARQTASYVDQNSLIRRKNRIKDVSSTTVSHLRSLSSPGEDLRIQRSESPCLPQDGDRPKSAGSDKQDVAESGPPYPKGSAEKKDSSQSKSSSSETDTKRAKQQFAQRSRVRKLQYIAELERNVQALQAEGSEVSAELEFLNQQNLILSMENKALKQRLESLAQEQLIKYLEHEVLERERGRLRALYQQQQQQPQQPHQPSYSHRRTTSRDLDQQFVNLSLNQKEAEHDAVSGQLHI; from the exons ATGGCAAATTCTAAGGGGCCATGTACCATGAGAAATATGATGTGCAATGGAAAGAGCTCTTTACTGCCACCTAAAAGTCCATTTCCTAGTATGGCCCCATCTTATGTTGATTATATCCCCAGTTCTGCTGTCAGCCAAAAGGGCATTCTGAAACCCAGAGATGGAAATTCACACCATCAGCGTACTTcctctgaaagctgtcttataGAGGAGCAACCTTCTTGGTTGGATGATCTTCTTAATGAGCCAGAAACTCCTGTGCGCAGAGGCAATCATCGACGTTCATCTAGTGACTCATTTGCATATTTTGATGCTGCTAACGTTGCAAACATAGATTACATAGCTCCAGTTGATAACAAGTTCAGAAACATGCCTCCTATTCCTTCCTGGGGGTCTCAAGACTTTGATTATTACAAAGATGCTCGACAAACTGCTTCTTATGTCGATCAAAACTCCTTAATCCGACGCAAGAATAGGATAAAGGACGTATCCTCAACTACAGTATCGCATCTCCGCAGCCTTTCCTCTCCTGGGGAAGATCTCCGTATTCAGAGGTCTGAATCACCATGCCTCCCACAAGACGGAGACAGGCCTAAATCTGCAGGAAGTGACAAGCAGGATGTAGCTGAATCTGGCCCTCCTTATCCAAAAGGATCCGCTGAAAAAAAAGATTCTTCTCAGAGCAAGAGTTCTTCATCAGAAACTGACACAAAACGTGCGAAACA GCAATTCGCTCAGAGGTCACGAGTCAGAAAGCTTCAATACATCGCTGAATTGGAAAGAAATGTACAAGCTTTGCAG GCTGAAGGTTCTGAAGTGTCTGCTGAGCTTGAATTCCTTAACCAGCAGAATCTTATCCTCAGCATGGAGAATAAAGCCCTAAAGCAGCGCTTAGAAAGTTTAGCTCAGGAACAGCTTATAAAGTATT TGGAGCATGAGGTTCTGgaaagagaaagaggaagaCTACGAGCGTTGTATCAACAACAGCAGCAACAGCCACAGCAGCCACATCAACCATCTTACAGCCATCGCCGCACCACTAGTAGGGATCTCGATCAACAATTTGTGAACCTCTCTTTGAACCAAAAAGAGGCCGAGCATGATGCTGTTTCAGGACAACTTCACATTTGA
- the LOC132064568 gene encoding magnesium transporter MRS2-4: protein MGKGQFSIRRRKKSTPQLPPLPPQPTVGSGKVSKKKVGGSRLWMRFDKLGQSELNEWDKTAIIKRAAIPARDLRILGPIFSHSSSILAREKAMVVNLEFIRAIITAEEVLLLDPLRQEVLPFVDQLRQQLPHKSLSKVDATSAEQDNEGQFPNAGHWLPVPEAVEGHEAELPFEFQVLEIALEVVCTFLDSSVADLERDAYPVLDELAMNVSTKNLEQVRSLKSNLTRLLARVQKVRDEIEHLLDDNEDMAQLYLTRKWIQNQQTETLTIVSNSIVPAAPNLRRLNSARSRSGSLVSNHFNYYDVEDLEMLLEAYFMQLEGTRNKILSVREYVDDTEDYVNIQLDNQRNELIQLQLTLTIASFAIAMETLIAGWFGMNIPCTLYNRHGLFWPFVACITAGCILLFLIILGYARWKKLLGS, encoded by the exons atggggAAGGGACAATTCTCGATTCGCCGTCGAAAGAAATCGACGCCGCAGTTGCCGCCGTTGCCGCCACAGCCTACGGTGGGGAGTGGTAAAGTGTCGAAGAAGAAGGTGGGTGGGTCGAGGCTATGGATGAGATTTGATAAGTTGGGTCAATCTGAGTTGAATGAGTGGGATAAGACTGCTATTATTAAGCGCGCTGCTATTCCTGCTAGGGATTTGAGAATTCTTGGCCCCATTTTCTCTCACTCTTCCAGCATTCTTG CAAGGGAGAAGGCCATGGTTGTCAATTTGGAGTTTATAAGAGCCATAATTACAGCTGAAGAGGTTTTGTTGCTTGATCCTCTACGTCAAGAGGTTCTTCCATTTGTGGATCAACTGAGGCAACAACTTCCTCATAAAAGTCTTTCAAAGGTTGATGCTACTAGTGCTGAACAAGATAATGAAGGACAATTTCCAAATGCTGGACACTGGTTACCTGTTCCAGAAGCCGTTGAAGGTCATGAGGCTGAGCTACCATTTGAGTTTCAGGTGCTTGAGATTGCATTGGAAGTTGTTTGCACATTCTTAGACTCTAGCGTAGCTGATCTGGAGAGAGATGCTTACCCAGTTCTGGATGAACTGGCCATGAATGTTAGCACTAAGAATCTTGAGCAAGTGAGAAGTTTAAAAAGCAATCTTACCCGATTACTTGCCAGAGTGCAGAAG GTTAGAGATGAAATAGAACACCTTTTAGATGACAATGAAGACATGGCACAGTTGTACTTGACTAGGAAGTGGATTCAGAATCAGCAAACTGAGACTCTTACTATTGTTTCAAATAGCATTGTTCCTGCTGCACCGAATCTTCGTAGGCTTAATTCAGCCAGAAGCAGAAGTGGAAGTTTGGTGAGCAACCATTTTAATTACTATGATGTGGAGGATCTGGAGATGTTGCTTGAGGCCTACTTCATGCAGTTGGAAGGCACACGTAACAAGATTTTATCT GTCCGTGAGTACGTTGATGACACAGAAGATTACGTCAATATCCAGCTCGACAATCAGCGTAATGAGCTTATTCAGCTGCAATTGACACTGACCATTGCATCATTTGCTATAGCTATGGAGACGCTGATCGCTGGGTGGTTTGGCATGAATATACCTTGTACCCTATACAACAGGCACGGGTTATTTTGGCCCTTTGTCGCGTGCATCACAGCGGGTTGTATATTACTATTCCTTATTATTCTAGGATATGCTAGGTGGAAGAAGTTGCTTGGATCATGA